A region from the Arachis ipaensis cultivar K30076 chromosome B01, Araip1.1, whole genome shotgun sequence genome encodes:
- the LOC107638412 gene encoding sucrose nonfermenting 4-like protein isoform X3 gives MFSSSMDSARDTSGVAGTVLIPMRFVWPYGGRSVYLSGSFTRWSELLQMSPVEGCPTVFQVIHSLAPGYHQYKFYVDGEWRHDEHQPYISGEIGIVNTVLLATDPNFVPVLNPDIASGSNMDVDNEGFRRVVRLTDGTLSEVLPRISDVDVQTSRQRISAFLSMRTAYELLPESGKIGSHGSNLTEEELETHTISAWKEGKSYLNRQNNGPGAVFPRRFIHAGPYDNLKDIAVKILQNEVSTVPVIHSSSEDGSFPQLLHLASLSGILKCICRYFRHCSSSLPILQLPICAIPVGTWLPKIGESNRRPLAMLRPSASVTSALNLLVQAQVSSIPIVDDNDSLLDIYCRSDITALAKDRAYTHINLDEMTVQQALQLGQDSYNPYELRSQRCQMCLRSDSLHKVMERLANPGVRRLIIVEAGSKRVEGVVSLSDIFKFFLG, from the exons ATGTTCAGTTCGAGCATGGATTCTGCGAGAGATACAAGTGGTGTTGCAGGGACGGTGTTAATTCCCATGCGTTTTGTGTGGCCATATGGTGGAAGAAGTGTGTATCTCAGTGGTTCTTTCACACG GTGGTCCGAGCTTCTACAAATGTCGCCAGTGGAAGGTTGTCCAACTGTGTTTCAAGTTATTCATAGCTTAGCCCCCGGTTATCATCAG TACAAGTTTTATGTTGATGGAGAATGGCGGCATGACGAGCATCAACCTTATATATCTGGAGAAATCGGGATTGTTAACACTGTTTTATTGGCTACTGATCCTAATTTCGTACCTGTTTTAAACCCAGACATAGCTTCTGGTTCTAACATGGATGTGGATAATGAGGGTTTTCGGCGTGTg GTCCGGTTGACAGATGGTACATTGAGTGAGGTGTTGCCAAGAATATCGGATGTTGATGTACAAACCTCCCGTCAGCGTATTTCAGCATTCTTGTCAATGCGCACAGCTTATGAATTACTTCCGGAGTCAGGCAAG ATTGGTAGTCATGGATCCAATCTAACAGAAGAGGAGCTTGAAACGCATACCATATCTGCTTGGAAAGAAGGAAAATCTTATTTAAATAGACAAAATAATGGACCTGGAGCAGTATTTCCTAGGCGTTTTATCCAT GCGGGGCCATATGATAATTTGAAGGATATTGCTGTGAAGATCCTGCAAAATGAGGTTTCAACAGTTCCTGTTATCCATTCATCTTCTGAAGACGGTTCATTTCCACAGCTACTACATCTTGCTTCACTTTCTGGCATACTTAAAT GTATTTGCAGGTATTTTAGGCATTGCTCTAGTTCGTTGCCTATACTTCAACTTCCAATATGTGCAATTCCTGTGGGTACATGGCTGCCCAAAATTGGGGAGTCAAATCGACGACCTCTAGCAATGTTGAGACCAAGTGCTTCGGTTACTTCAGCACTAAACCTATTAGTTCAAG CTCAAGTAAGTTCAATACCAATAGTTGACGATAATGACTCATTACTGGATATATACTGTCGGAG TGATATAACAGCTTTGGCAAAGGACAGAGCTTATACACACATTAACCTTGATGAAATGACTGTACAGCAG GCATTGCAGTTGGGCCAGGACTCTTACAATCCTTATGAGCTGAGAAGTCAAAGGTGTCAGATGTGTCTGCGATCTGATTCTCTGCATAAAGTGATGGAACGCTTGGCGAATCCAG GTGTCAGGCGGTTAATCATCGTGGAAGCTGGCAGCAAGCGCGTTGAAGGCGTAGTCTCATTGAGTGACATATTCAAGTTCTTCCTTGGTTAG
- the LOC107620023 gene encoding pentatricopeptide repeat-containing protein At4g15720, which yields MRQSLKCNLVITHTVSRQHNSFFHYDSNAKAYFIEQLQTCKNLISATTTHSNVVKSGLSNDTFTTNHLINCYLRFLKINHAHKLFDEMPQRNVVSWTSLMAGYVTCGRPNTALWLFHQMQGTLVLPNEFTFATLINACSILASLDRGRRIHGRVEVMGFGSNLVVCSSLIDMYGKCNHVDEARMVFDSMCVRNVVSWTSMITTYAQNAQGHHALQLFREFTHLRMEKPNHFMLCSVISACASLGSLGSGKVTHGIVIRLCHDANDVVATALVDMYAKCGCVHYSDKVFRRIPNPSVIPYTSMIVGAAKYGLGTLSLQLFQEMIDRRIKPNDVTFVGVLHACSHSGLIDKGLELFNSMNGKYRVVPDTKHYTCIADMLGRVGRVEEAYQLAKSVHLERDGYSMLWGTLLSASRLHGRVDIAFEASRRLIESNQQVAGAYVTLSNAYALAGDWENAHQLRSEMKRTGICKEPGSSWIEIKNSTYVFHAGDVSKYSQANEILSLLKELKHRMKERGYVGGTTGLVFVDIEEEAKEEIVSLHSEKLALAFGLINMPKGVTIRVMKNLRMCRDCHESFKMISDIVERDFVVRDVNRFHHFKNGLCTCGDFW from the coding sequence ATGAGGCAGTCGTTGAAGTGCAATTTGGTAATAACGCACACTGTTTCGCGCCAACACAACTCATTCTTCCATTACGATTCCAATGCCAAAGCCTACTTCATTGAACAGCTCCAAACTTGCAAGAATTTAATCTCTGCAACCACCACCCATTCCAACGTTGTCAAAAGTGGGTTATCAAATGACACTTTTACCACTAACCACCTTATCAACTGTTATCTCAGGTTCCTCAAAATTAACCATGCACATAAACTATTCGACGAAATGCCTCAGCGTAATGTTGTGTCTTGGACTTCCCTTATGGCTGGTTATGTCACCTGTGGTCGACCCAATACCGCGCTTTGGCTCTTCCATCAGATGCAAGGGACACTGGTTCTTCCAAATGAATTCACATTTGCCACTCTCATCAATGCATGTTCTATCCTTGCCAGCCTTGACCGGGGAAGAAGAATTCATGGACGTGTTGAGGTTATGGGCTTTGGGTCCAATCTTGTTGTGTGTTCTTCCCTCATTGACATGTATGGGAAATGCAATCATGTTGATGAAGCTAGGATGGTTTTTGATTCCATGTGTGTAAGGAATGTGGTTTCTTGGACCTCCATGATCACCACTTATGCTCAAAATGCACAAGGCCATCATGCCCTCCAATTGTTTAGGGAGTTCACTCACTTGAGGATGGAGAAACCAAACCATTTCATGTTGTGCAGTGTGATCAGTGCTTGTGCAAGCTTGGGCAGCCTAGGTTCTGGGAAGGTCACTCATGGAATAGTCATCCGTCTTTGCCACGACGCAAATGATGTAGTTGCTACAGCACTTGTGGACATGTATGCCAAATGTGGTTGTGTTCACTATTCTGATAAAGTCTTCAGGAGAATCCCAAATCCTTCTGTAATTCCCTATACTTCAATGATTGTTGGTGCTGCAAAATATGGACTTGGAACTTTGTCTCTACAACTTTTTCAGGAAATGATTGACAGAAGAATAAAACCCAATGATGTCACTTTTGTTGGGGTCTTACATGCTTGCAGCCATTCAGGTCTAATAGACAAAGGACTTGAGCTCTTCAACTCTATGAATGGGAAATACAGGGTGGTGCCTGATACAAAGCATTATACATGCATTGCAGATATGCTAGGTCGAGTAGGTCGTGTTGAGGAAGCCTACCAGTTAGCAAAATCAGTTCATTTAGAGCGGGATGGGTACTCCATGTTGTGGGGAACACTTCTTTCAGCGAGTAGGCTTCATGGTAGAGTAGACATCGCCTTCGAAGCCAGCAGGCGGCTAATAGAGTCCAATCAACAAGTAGCAGGTGCATATGTAACATTGTCCAATGCATATGCATTGGCAGGGGACTGGGAAAATGCTCATCAGTTAAGATCCGAAATGAAACGTACTGGAATTTGCAAGGAACCTGGTAGCAGTTGGATTGAGATAAAGAACTCAACTTATGTGTTCCATGCTGGGGACGTCTCAAAGTACTCTCAAGCGAATGAGATTCTGAGCTTGCTAAAGGAATTGAAACATAGAATGAAGGAAAGGGGATATGTAGGAGGAACTACAGGTTTGGtgtttgttgatatagaagaggaaGCCAAAGAGGAAATTGTTAGTTTGCACAGTGAGAAACTTGCATTGGCGTTTGGATTAATAAATATGCCTAAAGGAGTCACAATCAGAGTAATGAAGAACTTGAGAATGTGCAGGGATTGTCATGAGAGCTTCAAGATGATTAGTGATATTGTAGAGAGAGATTTTGTTGTGAGAGATGTGAATAGATTTCATCATTTCAAAAATGGTTTGTGTACATGTGGAGATTTTTGGTAA
- the LOC107638445 gene encoding protein SRG1, with translation MAPVPISSIKVGHIDDVQELRKIRPKTIPERFVRDMSERPTPAITLSPPSSDMPVIDFSKLTKGNTEQIQTETLKLADACESWGFFQVLNHEVDLTLMEIMEKSSREFFMLPLEEKQKYQMAPGTVQGYGQAFVFSEDQKLDWCNMFALGIEPQFIRNPNLWPKKPATFSETVEVYSREMRKVCQNLLKYIGLGLGLEGDVFEKMFGVAVQAIRMNYYPPCSRPDLVLGLSPHSDGSALTVLQQAKGSPVGLQILKDQTWLPLQLIPNALLINIGDTIEVLTNGKYKSVEHRAVAHKDKDRLSIVTFYAPSYEVELSPMQEFVDEKNTCKYRRYNHGEYSKHYVTNKLQGKKTLDFAKI, from the exons ATGGCTCCAGTGCCCATTTCTTCAATCAAAGTTGGGCACATTGATGATGTCCAAGAACTAAGAAAAATTAGGCCTAAAACCATTCCTGAAAGATTTGTAAGAGATATGAGTGAGAGACCAACACCTGCTATCACACTCTCACCACCATCTTCTGACATGCCTGTCATTGATTTCTCTAAGCTCACCAAAGGGAACACTGAACAAATCCAAACTGAAACTCTGAAGCTTGCAGATGCTTGTGAAAGTTGGGGTTTTTTTCAG GTACTTAATCATGAGGTTGACCTGACATTGATGGAAATCATGGAGAAAAGTAGTAGGGAATTTTTTATGCTTCCTTTGGaagaaaaacagaaataccaGATGGCTCCTGGTACAGTCCAAGGTTATGGCCAGGCTTTTGTTTTCTCAGAGGACCAGAAGTTGGATTGGTGCAACATGTTTGCTCTTGGAATTGAACCTCAGTTTATAAGGAATCCAAATCTATGGCCAAAGAAGCCAGCCACATTTAG TGAAACAGTGGAAGTGTATTCAAGAGAAATGAGAAAAGTATGCCAGAATCTGCTGAAATACATAGGATTAGGCCTAGGCTTGGAAGGGGATGTGTTTGAGAAGATGTTTGGTGTGGCAGTACAAGCAATAAGGATGAATTATTACCCTCCATGTTCAAGACCTGACCTTGTTTTAGGCCTAAGTCCTCATTCAGATGGAAGTGCCCTTACTGTTCTGCAGCAAGCAAAGGGAAGCCCTGTGGGACTTCAAATTCTCAAGGATCAAACATGGCTGCCTCTTCAACTCATCCCAAATGCCTTGCTCATTAACATTGGAGACACCATAGAA GTTCTAACAAATGGAAAATACAAGAGTGTGGAGCATAGAGCTGTGGCTCATAAAGACAAAGATAGGCTCTCAATTGTGACATTTTATGCTCCAAGCTATGAAGTGGAGCTAAGTCCAATGCAAGAATTTGTGGATGAAAAAAACACATGCAAGTATAGAAGATACAATCATGGAGAGTACAGCAAACATTATGTAACAAACAAGTTGCAGGGAAAAAAGACATTGGACTTcgcaaaaatataa
- the LOC107638412 gene encoding sucrose nonfermenting 4-like protein isoform X4 — MFSSSMDSARDTSGVAGTVLIPMRFVWPYGGRSVYLSGSFTRWSELLQMSPVEGCPTVFQVIHSLAPGYHQVRLTDGTLSEVLPRISDVDVQTSRQRISAFLSMRTAYELLPESGKVVALDVDLPVKQAFHILHEQGIPMAPLWDFCKGQFVGVLSALDFILILREIGSHGSNLTEEELETHTISAWKEGKSYLNRQNNGPGAVFPRRFIHAGPYDNLKDIAVKILQNEVSTVPVIHSSSEDGSFPQLLHLASLSGILKCICRYFRHCSSSLPILQLPICAIPVGTWLPKIGESNRRPLAMLRPSASVTSALNLLVQAQVSSIPIVDDNDSLLDIYCRSDITALAKDRAYTHINLDEMTVQQALQLGQDSYNPYELRSQRCQMCLRSDSLHKVMERLANPGVRRLIIVEAGSKRVEGVVSLSDIFKFFLG; from the exons ATGTTCAGTTCGAGCATGGATTCTGCGAGAGATACAAGTGGTGTTGCAGGGACGGTGTTAATTCCCATGCGTTTTGTGTGGCCATATGGTGGAAGAAGTGTGTATCTCAGTGGTTCTTTCACACG GTGGTCCGAGCTTCTACAAATGTCGCCAGTGGAAGGTTGTCCAACTGTGTTTCAAGTTATTCATAGCTTAGCCCCCGGTTATCATCAG GTCCGGTTGACAGATGGTACATTGAGTGAGGTGTTGCCAAGAATATCGGATGTTGATGTACAAACCTCCCGTCAGCGTATTTCAGCATTCTTGTCAATGCGCACAGCTTATGAATTACTTCCGGAGTCAGGCAAG GTTGTTGCCTTGGATGTTGATCTGCCAGTGAAACAGGCATTTCACATTCTACATGAGCAG GGAATTCCCATGGCTCCTCTTTGGGACTTCTGCAAGGGGCAGTTTGTTGGAGTTCTTAGTGCCctggattttattttaattttgagagAG ATTGGTAGTCATGGATCCAATCTAACAGAAGAGGAGCTTGAAACGCATACCATATCTGCTTGGAAAGAAGGAAAATCTTATTTAAATAGACAAAATAATGGACCTGGAGCAGTATTTCCTAGGCGTTTTATCCAT GCGGGGCCATATGATAATTTGAAGGATATTGCTGTGAAGATCCTGCAAAATGAGGTTTCAACAGTTCCTGTTATCCATTCATCTTCTGAAGACGGTTCATTTCCACAGCTACTACATCTTGCTTCACTTTCTGGCATACTTAAAT GTATTTGCAGGTATTTTAGGCATTGCTCTAGTTCGTTGCCTATACTTCAACTTCCAATATGTGCAATTCCTGTGGGTACATGGCTGCCCAAAATTGGGGAGTCAAATCGACGACCTCTAGCAATGTTGAGACCAAGTGCTTCGGTTACTTCAGCACTAAACCTATTAGTTCAAG CTCAAGTAAGTTCAATACCAATAGTTGACGATAATGACTCATTACTGGATATATACTGTCGGAG TGATATAACAGCTTTGGCAAAGGACAGAGCTTATACACACATTAACCTTGATGAAATGACTGTACAGCAG GCATTGCAGTTGGGCCAGGACTCTTACAATCCTTATGAGCTGAGAAGTCAAAGGTGTCAGATGTGTCTGCGATCTGATTCTCTGCATAAAGTGATGGAACGCTTGGCGAATCCAG GTGTCAGGCGGTTAATCATCGTGGAAGCTGGCAGCAAGCGCGTTGAAGGCGTAGTCTCATTGAGTGACATATTCAAGTTCTTCCTTGGTTAG
- the LOC107638412 gene encoding sucrose nonfermenting 4-like protein isoform X1: protein MFSSSMDSARDTSGVAGTVLIPMRFVWPYGGRSVYLSGSFTRWSELLQMSPVEGCPTVFQVIHSLAPGYHQYKFYVDGEWRHDEHQPYISGEIGIVNTVLLATDPNFVPVLNPDIASGSNMDVDNEGFRRVVRLTDGTLSEVLPRISDVDVQTSRQRISAFLSMRTAYELLPESGKVVALDVDLPVKQAFHILHEQGIPMAPLWDFCKGQFVGVLSALDFILILREIGSHGSNLTEEELETHTISAWKEGKSYLNRQNNGPGAVFPRRFIHAGPYDNLKDIAVKILQNEVSTVPVIHSSSEDGSFPQLLHLASLSGILKCICRYFRHCSSSLPILQLPICAIPVGTWLPKIGESNRRPLAMLRPSASVTSALNLLVQAQVSSIPIVDDNDSLLDIYCRSDITALAKDRAYTHINLDEMTVQQALQLGQDSYNPYELRSQRCQMCLRSDSLHKVMERLANPGVRRLIIVEAGSKRVEGVVSLSDIFKFFLG, encoded by the exons ATGTTCAGTTCGAGCATGGATTCTGCGAGAGATACAAGTGGTGTTGCAGGGACGGTGTTAATTCCCATGCGTTTTGTGTGGCCATATGGTGGAAGAAGTGTGTATCTCAGTGGTTCTTTCACACG GTGGTCCGAGCTTCTACAAATGTCGCCAGTGGAAGGTTGTCCAACTGTGTTTCAAGTTATTCATAGCTTAGCCCCCGGTTATCATCAG TACAAGTTTTATGTTGATGGAGAATGGCGGCATGACGAGCATCAACCTTATATATCTGGAGAAATCGGGATTGTTAACACTGTTTTATTGGCTACTGATCCTAATTTCGTACCTGTTTTAAACCCAGACATAGCTTCTGGTTCTAACATGGATGTGGATAATGAGGGTTTTCGGCGTGTg GTCCGGTTGACAGATGGTACATTGAGTGAGGTGTTGCCAAGAATATCGGATGTTGATGTACAAACCTCCCGTCAGCGTATTTCAGCATTCTTGTCAATGCGCACAGCTTATGAATTACTTCCGGAGTCAGGCAAG GTTGTTGCCTTGGATGTTGATCTGCCAGTGAAACAGGCATTTCACATTCTACATGAGCAG GGAATTCCCATGGCTCCTCTTTGGGACTTCTGCAAGGGGCAGTTTGTTGGAGTTCTTAGTGCCctggattttattttaattttgagagAG ATTGGTAGTCATGGATCCAATCTAACAGAAGAGGAGCTTGAAACGCATACCATATCTGCTTGGAAAGAAGGAAAATCTTATTTAAATAGACAAAATAATGGACCTGGAGCAGTATTTCCTAGGCGTTTTATCCAT GCGGGGCCATATGATAATTTGAAGGATATTGCTGTGAAGATCCTGCAAAATGAGGTTTCAACAGTTCCTGTTATCCATTCATCTTCTGAAGACGGTTCATTTCCACAGCTACTACATCTTGCTTCACTTTCTGGCATACTTAAAT GTATTTGCAGGTATTTTAGGCATTGCTCTAGTTCGTTGCCTATACTTCAACTTCCAATATGTGCAATTCCTGTGGGTACATGGCTGCCCAAAATTGGGGAGTCAAATCGACGACCTCTAGCAATGTTGAGACCAAGTGCTTCGGTTACTTCAGCACTAAACCTATTAGTTCAAG CTCAAGTAAGTTCAATACCAATAGTTGACGATAATGACTCATTACTGGATATATACTGTCGGAG TGATATAACAGCTTTGGCAAAGGACAGAGCTTATACACACATTAACCTTGATGAAATGACTGTACAGCAG GCATTGCAGTTGGGCCAGGACTCTTACAATCCTTATGAGCTGAGAAGTCAAAGGTGTCAGATGTGTCTGCGATCTGATTCTCTGCATAAAGTGATGGAACGCTTGGCGAATCCAG GTGTCAGGCGGTTAATCATCGTGGAAGCTGGCAGCAAGCGCGTTGAAGGCGTAGTCTCATTGAGTGACATATTCAAGTTCTTCCTTGGTTAG
- the LOC107614098 gene encoding uncharacterized protein LOC107614098, which translates to MADNGAHQLTQAELIAQMAELQAEVKRLTELSAQNNTNKREEGNPKSSAQGGADLLIANPPKEKLTLENPFSEEIMNFQMPKHFTLPSSLEPYKGIGDPRAHIKKFQSMMFFNGSNNEPVLCRAFPTYLDGATLLWFSKLPAGSISSFEELAKSFIDYFVAARIYVHGSDYLGTIRQGPQESLRDYLTRFAGATMEILDLDPAVHLHALKAGLQPKKFRETIAITKPKTLEEFRERAAGQMEIEELREANKTERRPKREEDRMPRSVHNKELGRPFKLTPKFDNYTRFNTRREKIIKEILNAKIIKPPARAGSYQDQRFVDKNKHCAFHQKYGHTTNECVIAKDLLERLARQGLLGKYIEGRKHKEGDRDKEERQQALANKDTNKWSKNTQPKGIINCISEGFAGGGETTSTRKRSYRAMLAIEGTPPPSSQDMPDLEITFNKADICSAAPHLDDPVVISIQIGDLLVRKVLLDPGSSADVFFYSTFLKMNLSEKLIQPSSEKLVGFSGERVPIKCYIWLKTTMGDDPLLRTLDIQYLIVDCISPYNIILGRPALNMFKAVISTFHLCVKFQAQDGKIATIHSDRQQARQCYNSSLKKSDTIQKQHEVKAV; encoded by the coding sequence ATGGCCGACAACGGAGCCCACCAGCTCACACAGGCCGAACTTATAGCCCAGATGGCTGAACTCCAGGCAGAGGTCAAAAGACTCACCGAGTTGTCAGCGCAGAATAACACCAACAAACGAGAAGAGGGCAATCCCAAGAGCTCAGCCCAAGGCGGCGCCGACCTATTGATCGCCAATCCCCCGAAGGAGAAACTAACTTTAGAAAACCCATTCTCGGAAGAGATCATGAATTTTCAAATGCCAAAACATTTCACACTGCCTTCCTCACTTGAGCCGTATAAGGGGATTGGTGACCCCCGGGCTCACATTAAGAAATTTCAGTCCATGATGTTTTTTAACGGCTCTAATAATGAACCTGTGCTTTGCAGAGCTTTTCCAACTTACCTTGATGGAGCCACTTTACTTTGGTTTTCGAAGCTACCTGCAGGATCAATTTCTTCTTTCGAAGAGTTGGCAAAGTCCTTCATCGATTACTTCGTTGCAGCACGAATATACGTCCACGGATCGGATTACCTCGGCACCATCCGCCAAGGTCCCCAGGAAAGTCTGAGAGACTACCTGACCAGGTTTGCAGGAGCAACAATGGAGATACTCGACCTGGACCCCGCTGTCCACCTACACGCCCTTAAGGCCGGCCTCCAACCCAAAAAATTCAGAGAGACGATCGCAATCACCAAGCCAAAGACGTTAGAAGAGTTCCGGGAGAGGGCAGCCGGACAAATGGAAATCGAAGAACTACGTGAGGCCAATAAAACAGAAAGAAGACCTAAGAGAGAAGAGGACCGAATGCCAAGGTCGGTTCATAACAAGGAGCTCGGCAGACCCTTCAAACTCACTCCAAAATTTGACAATTACACCAGATTCAACACAAGGAGGGAAAAGATAATCAAAGAAATACTCAACGCCAAGATCATAAAACCTCCGGCAAGAGCAGGTAGCTATCAAGACCAGAGATTTGTAGACAAAAACAAGCACTGTGCCTTCCACCAGAAATACGGACACACAACCAACGAGTGCGTAATAGCCAAAGACCTCTTGGAAAGACTTGCTCGGCAAGGACTACTGGGCAAGTACATCGAAGGACGGAAACATAAAGAAGGTGATAGAGACAAGGAGGAACGCCAACAAGCCTTGGCTAACAAAGACACCAACAAATGGTCAAAAAACACCCAACCCAAAGGGATTATAAATTGCATATCCGAAGGATTTGCCGGGGGCGGCGAAACAACGTCAACAAGGAAACGCAGCTACCGAGCTATGCTAGCGATCGAAGGAACACCACCACCAAGCAGCCAAGATATGCCCGACCTAGAAATTACTTTCAACAAGGCAGACATATGCTCGGCCGCCCCACACCTAGACGATCCAGTGGTAATCTCTATCCAAATAGGCGATTTATTGGTAAGAAAAGTCCTTTTGGACCCAGGTAGCAGCGCAGACGTTTTCTTTTATTCTACCTTCTTGAAAATGAATTTATCTGAAAAACTGATACAACCCTCATCCGAAAAACTGGTAGGATTCTCCGGAGAAAGGGTACCAATCAAATGTTACATATGGTTAAAAACAACAATGGGTGATGATCCACTACTCAGAACTCTTGACATACAGTATCTAATAGTTGACTGCATCAGTCCTTACAATATTATTCTCGGGAGACCTGCTCTGAACATGTTCAAAGCAGTGATATCAACTTTTCATCTATGTGTTAAATTTCAGGCACAAGACGGAAAAATAGCAACAATTCACTCGGACCGCCAACAAGCTCGGCAGTGTTATAACTCTAGCCTAAAGAAGTCGGACACAATTCAGAAACAGCACGAAGTCAAAGCAGTATAA
- the LOC107638412 gene encoding sucrose nonfermenting 4-like protein isoform X2: MFSSSMDSARDTSGVAGTVLIPMRFVWPYGGRSVYLSGSFTRWSELLQMSPVEGCPTVFQVIHSLAPGYHQYKFYVDGEWRHDEHQPYISGEIGIVNTVLLATDPNFVPVLNPDIASGSNMDVDNEGFRRVVRLTDGTLSEVLPRISDVDVQTSRQRISAFLSMRTAYELLPESGKVVALDVDLPVKQAFHILHEQIGSHGSNLTEEELETHTISAWKEGKSYLNRQNNGPGAVFPRRFIHAGPYDNLKDIAVKILQNEVSTVPVIHSSSEDGSFPQLLHLASLSGILKCICRYFRHCSSSLPILQLPICAIPVGTWLPKIGESNRRPLAMLRPSASVTSALNLLVQAQVSSIPIVDDNDSLLDIYCRSDITALAKDRAYTHINLDEMTVQQALQLGQDSYNPYELRSQRCQMCLRSDSLHKVMERLANPGVRRLIIVEAGSKRVEGVVSLSDIFKFFLG; the protein is encoded by the exons ATGTTCAGTTCGAGCATGGATTCTGCGAGAGATACAAGTGGTGTTGCAGGGACGGTGTTAATTCCCATGCGTTTTGTGTGGCCATATGGTGGAAGAAGTGTGTATCTCAGTGGTTCTTTCACACG GTGGTCCGAGCTTCTACAAATGTCGCCAGTGGAAGGTTGTCCAACTGTGTTTCAAGTTATTCATAGCTTAGCCCCCGGTTATCATCAG TACAAGTTTTATGTTGATGGAGAATGGCGGCATGACGAGCATCAACCTTATATATCTGGAGAAATCGGGATTGTTAACACTGTTTTATTGGCTACTGATCCTAATTTCGTACCTGTTTTAAACCCAGACATAGCTTCTGGTTCTAACATGGATGTGGATAATGAGGGTTTTCGGCGTGTg GTCCGGTTGACAGATGGTACATTGAGTGAGGTGTTGCCAAGAATATCGGATGTTGATGTACAAACCTCCCGTCAGCGTATTTCAGCATTCTTGTCAATGCGCACAGCTTATGAATTACTTCCGGAGTCAGGCAAG GTTGTTGCCTTGGATGTTGATCTGCCAGTGAAACAGGCATTTCACATTCTACATGAGCAG ATTGGTAGTCATGGATCCAATCTAACAGAAGAGGAGCTTGAAACGCATACCATATCTGCTTGGAAAGAAGGAAAATCTTATTTAAATAGACAAAATAATGGACCTGGAGCAGTATTTCCTAGGCGTTTTATCCAT GCGGGGCCATATGATAATTTGAAGGATATTGCTGTGAAGATCCTGCAAAATGAGGTTTCAACAGTTCCTGTTATCCATTCATCTTCTGAAGACGGTTCATTTCCACAGCTACTACATCTTGCTTCACTTTCTGGCATACTTAAAT GTATTTGCAGGTATTTTAGGCATTGCTCTAGTTCGTTGCCTATACTTCAACTTCCAATATGTGCAATTCCTGTGGGTACATGGCTGCCCAAAATTGGGGAGTCAAATCGACGACCTCTAGCAATGTTGAGACCAAGTGCTTCGGTTACTTCAGCACTAAACCTATTAGTTCAAG CTCAAGTAAGTTCAATACCAATAGTTGACGATAATGACTCATTACTGGATATATACTGTCGGAG TGATATAACAGCTTTGGCAAAGGACAGAGCTTATACACACATTAACCTTGATGAAATGACTGTACAGCAG GCATTGCAGTTGGGCCAGGACTCTTACAATCCTTATGAGCTGAGAAGTCAAAGGTGTCAGATGTGTCTGCGATCTGATTCTCTGCATAAAGTGATGGAACGCTTGGCGAATCCAG GTGTCAGGCGGTTAATCATCGTGGAAGCTGGCAGCAAGCGCGTTGAAGGCGTAGTCTCATTGAGTGACATATTCAAGTTCTTCCTTGGTTAG